The following proteins are co-located in the Alcaligenes faecalis genome:
- a CDS encoding indolepyruvate ferredoxin oxidoreductase family protein: protein MTQSVDTQYKLSDNLTAQSGRIFLTGTQALVRMLLTQARLDKEHGLNTAGFVSGYRGSPLGGVDMIMWKAQKHLDQAKVRFQPAINEDLAASMIMGTQQAGERADRTVDGVFSMWYGKGPGVDRAGDALHHGHAAGASQHGGVLMIVGDDHVASSSSIPHASEQSLIAWGIPVVNPSSVEEYERFGIWAWALSRYSGSWVAFKAITETVESGRSFEIAPLDDLAPALADKQGGKHPYDPSKFLTPSMEGTLDARLDSVREFAHKYSLDRVLEAAPQARIGIVSTGKATLDTLDALQQLSSLKDLPAIRHLKIGLSWPVNPQSLNDFIEGLDHVLVIEEKGPIIEDQLKNLLFNRAQRPTVSGKRDIENEVLIPADGQLSPARVAVGLRRWLGHHTNVQLPACTVQNLTPIDTNGLTRRPYFCSGCPHNTSTKVPEGSQAMAGVGCHYMATWMDRKTRGLTQMGGEGTDWVGLSPFIQTGHMFQNMGEGTYFHSGYLAIRQAIAANANITYKILFNDAVAMTGGQPVDGPISVPRICQQTIGEGARRVVITTDEPERYRGVSLPAGIDVHHRRELDRLQRELREIPGVTILIHDQTCAAEKRRRRKKNEYPDPARRLFINKAVCEGCGDCGVQSNCLSLVPAETPEGRKRQIDQSSCNKDYSCVDGFCPSFVSVMGGALRRGDQNGQADMKAQLLAKLDTLPQPVIQAKDCNVIVAGVGGTGVITIGAVLSMAVHLEGRSSSVLDMTGLAQKGGTVISHIRLSANKENTGAVRVDPGQADLAILCDVVAAAHPNALSCLRPGHTHAIINEYLAPTAEFTRNPDAPLDAQHLLSQLKTTAGENQVRSFNAHQAATLLFGDSLLSNMLLMGMAWQQGSMPVSSTAVEQAIRLNGVAIQANLDAFHLGRVLAHDEKALASLLAPAAQVVTLQRRETLEQIMQRCTSSLEQYQNAAYAQRFTNTINALRDAEQTLRPGQRPVLTEKAARSLYKLMAYKDEYEVARLFSSPAFRQDLEQQFEGDFSLRFHFAPPLLARRDPATGRPRKITLGPRTATLLRWMAKGKGLRNTPLDPFGYTHERRMERRFWREYQSLLNSLSKNLDQANYATALELAELPQQLRGFGPVKMESAKQYEARFAELTQQLKNTGLTIQAIPA from the coding sequence ATGACGCAGTCCGTCGACACTCAATACAAGCTAAGCGACAACCTGACCGCACAATCAGGACGCATCTTTTTAACGGGCACACAGGCCCTGGTGCGCATGTTGCTGACCCAGGCGCGCCTGGATAAAGAACACGGTTTGAACACCGCCGGTTTTGTCTCCGGCTACCGTGGTTCGCCACTGGGTGGCGTGGACATGATCATGTGGAAGGCCCAGAAGCATCTGGATCAAGCCAAGGTCCGTTTCCAACCGGCTATTAACGAAGATCTGGCGGCCTCCATGATCATGGGCACCCAGCAGGCCGGCGAGCGCGCCGACCGTACCGTCGATGGCGTGTTCTCCATGTGGTATGGCAAGGGTCCCGGAGTAGACCGTGCGGGCGATGCCTTGCACCACGGTCACGCTGCTGGAGCCTCCCAGCACGGTGGCGTCCTGATGATTGTGGGTGATGACCACGTAGCCTCGTCTTCGTCCATCCCCCACGCCAGCGAACAATCCCTGATCGCCTGGGGCATCCCGGTGGTCAACCCCAGCTCTGTTGAAGAATACGAACGCTTTGGTATCTGGGCCTGGGCCTTATCGCGCTACTCCGGTTCCTGGGTAGCCTTCAAAGCCATTACCGAAACCGTGGAAAGCGGCCGCTCTTTCGAGATTGCCCCTCTGGATGATCTGGCCCCAGCCTTGGCCGACAAACAAGGCGGCAAACACCCCTACGATCCCAGCAAATTCCTGACGCCTTCCATGGAGGGCACCTTGGATGCCCGTCTGGATAGCGTGCGCGAATTTGCCCATAAATACAGTCTGGATCGTGTGCTGGAAGCAGCGCCCCAGGCACGTATCGGTATTGTGTCCACCGGCAAAGCCACACTGGACACCCTGGACGCACTGCAACAGCTCAGCAGCCTGAAGGATCTGCCCGCCATTCGCCATCTGAAAATCGGGTTGAGCTGGCCTGTGAATCCGCAATCGCTGAACGATTTTATTGAAGGCCTGGACCACGTTCTGGTCATTGAGGAAAAGGGCCCGATCATTGAAGATCAGTTAAAGAACCTGCTCTTTAACCGTGCCCAACGCCCCACGGTGTCGGGCAAGCGCGATATTGAAAATGAAGTACTGATTCCTGCCGATGGTCAGCTCAGCCCTGCCCGCGTGGCCGTGGGTCTGCGTCGCTGGCTGGGCCATCACACCAATGTGCAATTGCCTGCCTGTACGGTGCAAAACCTAACTCCGATTGATACCAATGGGCTGACGCGTCGCCCCTACTTCTGTTCAGGCTGTCCGCACAATACCTCCACCAAAGTGCCCGAAGGCAGTCAGGCCATGGCCGGTGTGGGTTGTCACTACATGGCGACCTGGATGGACCGCAAAACCCGTGGTCTGACTCAAATGGGTGGCGAAGGCACGGACTGGGTGGGTCTGTCGCCCTTTATCCAGACGGGCCACATGTTCCAGAACATGGGTGAAGGCACGTACTTTCACTCCGGCTATCTGGCAATTCGTCAGGCTATTGCCGCGAATGCCAACATCACCTACAAAATTCTGTTCAACGATGCGGTTGCCATGACCGGCGGTCAGCCCGTTGACGGCCCGATCTCCGTACCCCGCATTTGCCAGCAAACCATTGGTGAAGGGGCGCGTCGTGTGGTCATCACCACCGACGAGCCAGAACGCTATCGCGGTGTCAGCCTGCCTGCCGGTATAGACGTTCATCACCGTCGCGAGCTGGATCGTCTGCAACGTGAACTGCGCGAGATCCCTGGCGTCACCATTTTGATTCACGACCAGACCTGTGCGGCTGAAAAGCGCCGTCGTCGTAAAAAGAACGAGTACCCCGATCCTGCCCGCCGCCTCTTTATTAACAAGGCCGTCTGCGAGGGCTGTGGGGATTGCGGGGTGCAATCGAATTGCCTGTCTTTGGTGCCTGCTGAAACGCCCGAAGGCCGCAAGCGCCAGATTGACCAGTCCAGCTGTAATAAAGACTACTCCTGCGTGGACGGTTTCTGCCCCAGCTTTGTGTCGGTAATGGGCGGTGCGCTGCGCCGTGGCGATCAAAACGGTCAGGCCGATATGAAGGCCCAGTTGCTGGCCAAGCTGGACACACTGCCACAACCTGTCATTCAAGCCAAGGACTGCAATGTGATTGTGGCCGGTGTGGGTGGTACCGGCGTGATCACTATTGGTGCGGTGCTCTCCATGGCGGTACACCTGGAAGGTCGCTCCAGCTCCGTACTGGACATGACCGGTCTGGCACAAAAAGGCGGCACCGTCATCAGCCACATTCGCCTGTCTGCCAATAAAGAAAACACGGGTGCCGTGCGTGTTGATCCCGGCCAAGCCGACCTGGCAATCTTGTGCGACGTGGTGGCAGCCGCTCACCCCAATGCCCTTTCCTGCCTGCGCCCTGGCCATACTCACGCCATCATCAACGAATATCTGGCTCCCACAGCCGAGTTCACCCGCAACCCGGATGCCCCTCTGGATGCACAGCACTTGTTGAGCCAACTGAAGACCACCGCTGGTGAAAACCAGGTGCGTTCTTTCAATGCTCACCAGGCAGCCACCCTGCTGTTCGGAGACAGTCTGCTGTCCAATATGCTCTTGATGGGCATGGCTTGGCAGCAAGGTTCCATGCCCGTTAGCAGCACGGCGGTTGAACAAGCCATCCGTCTGAATGGTGTAGCTATTCAAGCCAACCTGGATGCCTTCCACTTGGGTCGCGTGCTGGCTCACGATGAAAAAGCACTGGCCAGCCTCTTGGCTCCAGCCGCTCAAGTGGTGACCTTGCAGCGTCGCGAAACACTGGAACAAATCATGCAGCGTTGCACCAGCAGCCTGGAGCAATACCAGAACGCCGCGTATGCCCAACGCTTCACCAACACCATCAATGCACTGCGTGACGCCGAGCAAACACTGCGTCCGGGTCAGCGTCCTGTCTTGACTGAAAAAGCGGCTCGCAGCTTGTACAAGCTGATGGCCTACAAAGATGAGTACGAAGTGGCTCGCCTGTTCAGCTCGCCCGCTTTCCGCCAGGATCTGGAACAGCAATTTGAAGGTGACTTCTCCTTGCGCTTTCACTTCGCCCCGCCTTTGCTGGCACGCCGTGACCCGGCGACAGGCCGCCCACGCAAGATCACCTTGGGACCACGCACAGCCACTTTGCTGCGCTGGATGGCCAAAGGCAAGGGTCTACGCAACACCCCACTAGATCCCTTTGGCTACACCCATGAGCGTCGTATGGAGCGTCGCTTCTGGCGTGAATACCAGAGCCTGCTCAACAGCTTGAGCAAGAATCTGGATCAGGCCAACTACGCCACGGCATTGGAACTGGCCGAGCTGCCCCAACAATTGCGCGGCTTCGGCCCCGTAAAAATGGAATCGGCCAAGCAATACGAAGCCCGGTTTGCAGAGTTGACGCAGCAATTGAAAAACACAGGCCTGACAATTCAGGCAATTCCCGCCTAA
- a CDS encoding histone H1, translating to MIMATAKKGAAKAANTKTPSPKKATPAKAPVKASATKTSPSSKPAAKKSPSKTTATKTSKAAVKAPAKSATSAPAKKTVAKKAAVKKTAQTKSTTIKTTATKAAAVKTVAKKAAAKKTIAKKAVAKKVVAKKAVAKKAGTKPAATAAAKKTASTKASKPVAKKATPNKAAAKPATKTGTKAVVKTAAKKASPAASAKKPVVPKKKEVKSVTAETKTSKTSTTPKTTAKVGNKTAARKASKTAASPAEPLRDDINPAGSWPFPTGKRP from the coding sequence ATGATCATGGCAACAGCCAAGAAAGGCGCAGCAAAAGCAGCAAACACCAAAACCCCTAGCCCCAAGAAAGCAACGCCAGCCAAAGCACCAGTAAAAGCTTCCGCTACCAAGACCAGTCCCAGCAGCAAACCCGCTGCCAAAAAGTCCCCCTCTAAAACCACGGCTACCAAGACCAGCAAGGCTGCTGTAAAAGCGCCTGCCAAGTCCGCGACCAGCGCACCCGCCAAGAAAACGGTTGCGAAAAAAGCGGCAGTGAAAAAAACGGCTCAGACAAAGAGCACGACGATCAAAACCACCGCGACCAAGGCTGCCGCCGTCAAGACCGTAGCTAAAAAAGCAGCAGCTAAAAAAACAATCGCTAAAAAAGCGGTGGCCAAGAAAGTCGTGGCCAAAAAGGCCGTCGCTAAAAAGGCAGGCACTAAACCTGCTGCCACCGCTGCTGCAAAAAAAACGGCCAGCACCAAGGCAAGCAAGCCTGTGGCCAAAAAAGCCACTCCCAACAAAGCGGCAGCGAAACCTGCCACTAAAACCGGCACCAAGGCAGTTGTAAAGACCGCGGCCAAGAAAGCCAGTCCTGCTGCCAGTGCCAAGAAACCCGTAGTTCCAAAGAAGAAAGAAGTTAAATCCGTGACCGCAGAAACCAAAACCTCAAAGACCAGCACCACACCTAAAACTACCGCTAAGGTAGGGAATAAAACCGCAGCTCGCAAAGCGAGCAAAACGGCAGCATCGCCTGCCGAGCCGCTGCGCGACGACATCAACCCCGCCGGCTCCTGGCCCTTCCCAACCGGCAAGCGTCCTTAA
- a CDS encoding YggT family protein translates to MFSEVALFLIHIVLSLLGTILLLRAWVYALRIHPFNPYSQAMFKVTDWLVMPLRRVVKSGNRWDWTSLVAAWLSALVYLVLSAMVLTGSMSMLSNFPMFLLAAVFTLLRWALSLIFWVVLLQALLSWIQPQSPSMPLLRSITAPLLDPIRRVLPDLGGLDLSPLVVLLLTQVLNMVITRTAFSLVPI, encoded by the coding sequence ATGTTCAGTGAAGTCGCCCTCTTCCTAATCCATATTGTTCTGTCGCTGCTGGGCACGATTTTGCTACTGCGTGCCTGGGTTTATGCGCTCAGAATTCATCCCTTCAACCCTTATTCACAAGCCATGTTCAAAGTCACGGACTGGCTGGTCATGCCTTTGCGACGCGTGGTCAAAAGCGGCAACCGTTGGGACTGGACCTCCTTGGTCGCAGCCTGGCTAAGTGCATTGGTCTACCTGGTCCTCAGTGCCATGGTGCTGACCGGCTCCATGTCCATGCTCTCGAACTTCCCCATGTTCTTGCTGGCCGCCGTCTTTACCTTGCTGCGCTGGGCCTTAAGCCTGATCTTCTGGGTTGTGCTGCTGCAGGCCCTGCTATCCTGGATTCAGCCACAATCACCCAGCATGCCTTTGCTGCGCTCAATTACCGCCCCCTTGCTGGACCCGATACGCCGTGTCCTGCCCGACTTGGGTGGCCTGGATCTGTCGCCGCTGGTCGTCTTGCTGCTGACCCAAGTGCTTAATATGGTTATCACACGCACGGCTTTCAGCCTGGTGCCAATCTAA
- a CDS encoding MGMT family protein — translation MRHIPAGQTLSYTEIAERLGMPKGARAVARACASNTLAIAIPCHRVLRQSGDLAGYRWGLERKKTLLEREHAQ, via the coding sequence TTGCGTCATATCCCGGCAGGCCAGACGCTGAGCTATACCGAGATTGCCGAGCGCCTGGGCATGCCCAAGGGCGCCCGTGCAGTCGCACGAGCCTGCGCCAGCAATACTCTGGCCATTGCCATCCCCTGCCATCGCGTCTTGCGACAAAGCGGTGACCTAGCGGGCTACCGCTGGGGGCTGGAGCGCAAGAAAACCTTGTTGGAGCGAGAACACGCGCAATAA
- a CDS encoding glycine zipper 2TM domain-containing protein: MYVSFFDRPKVRLLVVASLAAPVFLLAGCANKSASSSVYSYGQAQREQIVRLGTVVSVRAVTIQEDQNSGVGTVGGAALGGVAASSIGGGRGSILASIGGAILGGLVGNAVENRMGKTQGLEITVQLDNGETRVVAQEADVPLSAGQRVRMLSGNGPTRVVPM; encoded by the coding sequence ATGTATGTTTCTTTTTTCGATCGACCCAAAGTGCGTCTGCTGGTAGTGGCGAGCTTGGCGGCCCCCGTGTTTTTGTTGGCGGGTTGTGCCAATAAATCGGCATCCAGCTCGGTGTACAGCTACGGTCAGGCTCAGCGTGAGCAAATCGTGCGTTTGGGTACCGTTGTTTCGGTCCGTGCTGTCACGATTCAGGAAGATCAGAACTCCGGCGTCGGCACCGTGGGTGGGGCTGCATTGGGTGGTGTCGCTGCCAGCAGTATTGGTGGTGGCCGAGGCAGCATCCTGGCTAGTATTGGTGGCGCCATTCTGGGGGGGCTGGTTGGTAATGCGGTTGAAAACCGCATGGGTAAAACCCAGGGTCTGGAGATCACGGTGCAACTGGATAATGGTGAAACCCGTGTGGTGGCCCAGGAAGCCGATGTGCCTCTTTCAGCCGGTCAGCGTGTCCGTATGCTTAGCGGTAACGGCCCAACTCGTGTGGTGCCCATGTAA
- a CDS encoding carbohydrate kinase family protein produces the protein MTERVLVCGSIAFDTIAVFEGYFKDHILPDSIKTLSVSFFVPSLRKEWGGCAGNMAYTLNMLGGHPVPVGAVGSDGVDYVQRLQNLGIDTSMVRVMPDMFTPQCFITTDLAASQITSFHPGAMVSSAQIDLSGQEAAWGIVAPDSKDGMFAHARRLSAQGTPFIFDLGQAMPLFMGEDLLEMLELCQVLTANEYEAEVIEQRTSKSMAEIAQGLQAAIVTRGEYGSTLYHNGQVYEIAPVPVENVVDPTGCGDAHRAGLLYGLTKGWSWQEACSLGNLMGSIKIQVDGPQNHEFKRSQISAMLKQHYGIERSL, from the coding sequence ATGACCGAGCGAGTGCTGGTATGTGGTTCGATCGCGTTTGATACGATCGCGGTTTTCGAGGGGTACTTCAAAGATCACATCTTGCCCGATAGCATCAAAACCCTGAGTGTGTCTTTTTTTGTGCCCAGCTTGCGTAAAGAGTGGGGCGGCTGTGCTGGCAACATGGCCTACACATTGAACATGCTCGGTGGCCATCCTGTTCCAGTGGGGGCGGTTGGTAGTGATGGTGTGGATTATGTGCAGCGTCTGCAGAATCTGGGTATTGATACCAGCATGGTGCGAGTGATGCCAGATATGTTCACCCCCCAGTGTTTTATCACTACAGATTTGGCTGCCAGCCAGATTACTTCTTTCCATCCTGGTGCCATGGTCAGTTCGGCCCAGATTGACTTGTCCGGTCAGGAAGCGGCCTGGGGCATTGTGGCTCCGGACTCCAAAGATGGCATGTTTGCTCATGCCCGTCGCCTGAGCGCACAAGGCACACCATTCATCTTCGACTTGGGCCAAGCCATGCCGTTGTTTATGGGTGAGGATCTGCTGGAAATGCTGGAACTGTGTCAAGTTCTTACGGCAAATGAGTATGAGGCCGAAGTTATCGAGCAACGTACCTCCAAGAGCATGGCCGAGATCGCACAGGGCTTGCAGGCCGCTATTGTGACGCGTGGAGAGTATGGAAGTACGCTCTACCACAACGGACAGGTTTACGAAATTGCCCCGGTGCCCGTGGAAAATGTAGTTGATCCTACTGGTTGTGGTGATGCCCATCGTGCAGGTTTGTTATATGGTCTTACAAAAGGCTGGAGCTGGCAGGAGGCTTGCAGCTTGGGCAACTTGATGGGCAGTATTAAAATCCAGGTCGATGGCCCGCAAAATCATGAATTTAAACGGTCACAGATCTCGGCCATGTTAAAACAGCACTATGGCATTGAGCGCAGTCTGTAA